In one Lolium rigidum isolate FL_2022 chromosome 3, APGP_CSIRO_Lrig_0.1, whole genome shotgun sequence genomic region, the following are encoded:
- the LOC124699013 gene encoding 1-acyl-sn-glycerol-3-phosphate acyltransferase PLS1: MAVPLVIVMLPLGLLFLLSGLIVNTVQAILFVSIRPFSKSFYRRVNRFLAELLWLQLVWVVDWWAGVKIQFHADKETYQSMGKEHALVISNHRSDIDWLIGWILAQRSGCLGSTLAVMKKSSKFLPVIGWSMWFAEYLFLERNWAKDENTLKWGLQRLKDFPRPFWLALFVEGTRFTPAKLLAAQEYAVSQGLPAPRNVLIPRTKGFVSAVSIMRDFVPAIYDTTVIIPKDSPQPTMLRILKGQSSVIHVRMKRHAMSEMPKSEEDVSKWCKDIFVTKDTLLDKHLATGTFDEEIRPIGRPLKSLLVTLFWSCLLLYGAVQFFRWTQLLSTWQGVGFTAAGLALVTGLMHVFIMFSQSERSSSARAARDRVKKG; encoded by the exons ATGGCGGTTCCCCTCGTGATCGTCATGCTCCCCCTcggcctcctcttccttctctccGGCCTCATCGTCAACACCGTCCAG GCCATCCTATTTGTGTCAATAAGGCCCTTCTCGAAGAGCTTTTACCGGCGGGTCAACAGATTCTTAGCCGAGCTGCTGTGGCTTCAGCTCGTCTGGGTTGTGGACTGGTGGGCAGGCGTTAAG ATACAGTTCCATGCCGACAAGGAAACATACCAGTCAATGG GTAAAGAGCATGCACTTGTCATATCAAATCATCGTAGCGATATTGATTGGCTTATTGGATGGATTTTGGCACAG CGCTCAGGATGCCTTGGAAGTACACTTGCTGTTATGAAAAAATCATCAAAATTTCTTCCG GTTATTGGCTGGTCCATGTGGTTTGCAGAATACCTCTTTTTGGAGAGGAACTGGGCAAAAGATGAGAATACCCTAAAA TGGGGCCTCCAAAGGTTGAAGGACTTCCCCAGACCTTTTTGGTTAGCCCTTTTCGTTGAGGGTACCCGCTTCACTCCAGCAAAGCTTTTAGCAGCTCAGGAGTATGCAGTTTCACAAGGCTTGCCAGCCCCTAGAAATGTACTTATTCCACGCACTAAG GGATTTGTATCAGCTGTAAGTATTATGCGGGATTTTGTTCCAGCTATTTATGATACGACTGTAATAATTCCAAAAGATTCACCTCAACCAACAATGCTACGGATTTTGAAAGGGCAATCGTCAGTG ATACATGTCCGCATGAAACGTCATGCTATGAGTGAGATGCCGAAATCAGAGGAAGATGTTTCAAAATGGTGCAAAGACATCTTTGTGACGAAA GACACATTATTGGATAAGCATTTGGCCACGGGCACTTTTGATGAAGAGATTAGACCAATTGGCCGTCCGTTGAAATCATTGTTG GTGACTCTGTTTTGGTCATGCCTCCTTCTGTATGGAGCTGTACAGTTCTTCAGGTGGACTCAGCTCCTGTCGACGTGGCAAGGAGTAGGGTTCACAGCTGCAGGGCTGGCGCTGGTGACAGGACTCATGCATGTGTTCATAATGTTCTCCCAGTCAGAGCGCTCCAGCTCGGCCAGGGCAGCGCGTGACCGAGTCAAGAAAGGTTGA